One region of Gemmatimonadales bacterium genomic DNA includes:
- a CDS encoding Uma2 family endonuclease, whose product MPLPHYFTADDVRALPDDGNRYETVHGELLVTPAPGGRHQWALEQLRRILDPYLLEHGVKEILAAPADISFGPDTLLQPDLFVADLDRFRETWRWSDITHLRLAVEILSPSSVRADRFTKRRLYQEQRVPAYWVVDIEKRAIEVWTPDATFPVIERERLLWKHPLIEASCTIELPEVFSE is encoded by the coding sequence ATGCCGCTCCCGCACTATTTCACGGCCGACGACGTGCGCGCGCTGCCCGACGACGGCAATCGCTACGAGACGGTCCACGGCGAACTGCTGGTGACGCCCGCTCCGGGTGGGCGGCATCAGTGGGCCCTCGAGCAGCTGCGCCGGATACTTGATCCGTATCTGCTGGAGCACGGAGTCAAGGAGATCCTTGCTGCTCCAGCCGACATCTCGTTCGGCCCTGACACATTGCTTCAGCCCGATCTCTTCGTCGCCGATCTCGACCGATTCCGCGAGACCTGGCGCTGGTCGGATATCACACACCTCCGCCTGGCAGTGGAGATATTGAGTCCATCGAGCGTCCGCGCCGATCGATTCACCAAGCGGCGGCTCTATCAGGAGCAAAGAGTCCCCGCCTACTGGGTCGTCGACATCGAAAAGCGTGCGATTGAAGTGTGGACCCCGGACGCAACGTTCCCGGTGATCGAACGCGAGCGGCTGCTGTGGAAGCATCCGTTGATCGAGGCGAGCTGCACGATCGAACTGCCAGAAGTGTTCAGCGAGTGA
- a CDS encoding Uma2 family endonuclease, giving the protein MPHPRHFTAADLATMPEDGKRYEVIDGDLFVSPCPGGRHQPIVIRLIDALAQYLKPGRRMDELLAGPADITFAEDSLVEPDVLVADTAAFLRTGDWRDVTTMHLVVEIISPSTARTDRTRKLSLYQRYGVPTYWIVDPIARQIESWTPLATSAVVHRDTIEWRHPALADSLTIDLGKLFTFDAPESPQGER; this is encoded by the coding sequence ATGCCGCACCCCCGACACTTCACCGCTGCCGATCTCGCCACCATGCCCGAAGACGGCAAGCGGTACGAGGTCATCGACGGCGACCTTTTCGTGAGTCCGTGCCCGGGTGGTCGTCACCAGCCGATCGTCATCCGGCTGATCGATGCGCTGGCGCAGTATCTGAAGCCAGGTCGGCGCATGGACGAGCTCCTCGCCGGCCCCGCCGACATCACCTTCGCGGAAGATTCGCTCGTCGAACCCGACGTCCTCGTCGCCGACACCGCCGCGTTCCTCCGTACCGGCGACTGGCGCGACGTCACCACGATGCATCTCGTGGTCGAGATCATCTCGCCGTCGACCGCGCGCACCGATCGTACCCGCAAACTCTCGCTCTATCAGCGCTACGGTGTCCCAACCTACTGGATAGTCGACCCAATCGCTCGGCAGATCGAATCGTGGACGCCGCTGGCAACCTCTGCGGTGGTCCATCGCGACACGATCGAGTGGCGGCATCCGGCGCTCGCCGATTCGCTCACCATCGATCTCGGCAAGCTCTTTACCTTTGACGCGCCAGAATCGCCCCAGGGAGAGAGGTAG
- a CDS encoding ABC transporter permease — translation MNTIVADIRYGVRRLRKSFWETAIAIMALGLGVGLTTTMFSIVYGVLVRGLPYPNGARIAIVYRNNADRGIRRQALPIQDFYDHRAQQQSFTALGGYSEGTVNLSDAERADRIDATWVTADVFSILGVQPMLGRGFSETETRPSGARVAVLSYRSWRDRYASRRDIIGAPIRVDGLVYTVVGVMPDGFGFPASEGLWLPLQDDPAASVRGQGEYVTTIGALRPGIGREAASADVATIARRLAAAYPESDKGFEATAGTFTDWSIGPGPRRLLLTMLGAVFCVLLIACANVMNLLSHRAAFRRRETALKSALGASRGVVLRGLLIEAALLSLGGVALGIGIASVGVAVFDRATVNTGFPSFVHVELFVPVLLFAAAMGVISALTAGVLPALRASRVDIAEVLKDDSRGASSWRVGRLSRGLVILETAMSCMLLVLAGLMIESVTKIRSMDPGFATRDVFTAAMSFPAGADTARESSTLQRLRQELSGLPNVRGLSISSGLPGASLGLAGVPIGIDRITYAHPSDRPIVNTASVDLSFFATLGIPVAEGRLFTDADRAGAPPVAVVTRRFVKKFLGGRDPIGLRIDVGSPDADAGAPAKLTTVTIVGVIPDIWGGDPENPHPSILFRPFAQAPSRDVALTVRTTGDPLAITRSAREILRSANPDIPLYMPESLATAIAEPLWFVRVFGTMFVIFGFIALFLAIVGLYGVMSMAVGRRTREMAIRIALGAQRGSIMRLILGQGAAQLGVGITIGLVLAALIAPLLSAVLVGVEPRDPAVYAGVIAALFGSGTLACMRPVRRATRVDPMRVLGDG, via the coding sequence GTGAACACCATCGTCGCGGACATCCGATACGGCGTGCGCAGGCTGCGCAAGTCATTCTGGGAGACTGCCATCGCCATCATGGCGCTCGGTCTCGGCGTCGGTCTCACCACGACGATGTTCAGCATCGTCTATGGCGTCCTGGTGCGCGGACTCCCCTACCCGAACGGCGCCAGGATCGCGATCGTCTATCGCAACAACGCCGACCGCGGCATCAGACGACAGGCGTTGCCGATCCAGGATTTCTACGACCATCGCGCGCAACAACAATCCTTCACGGCACTCGGGGGATACTCCGAGGGTACCGTGAATCTGAGCGACGCCGAGCGTGCCGATCGGATCGACGCGACGTGGGTCACCGCCGACGTGTTTTCGATTCTTGGTGTGCAGCCGATGCTCGGCCGCGGCTTTTCCGAAACGGAGACGCGGCCGAGCGGAGCGCGTGTCGCGGTGCTGAGCTATCGATCGTGGCGCGATCGATACGCCAGCCGCAGGGACATCATCGGTGCTCCGATCCGGGTCGACGGCCTGGTCTACACCGTCGTCGGCGTGATGCCCGACGGCTTCGGATTCCCCGCCTCAGAAGGACTCTGGCTCCCGCTGCAGGACGATCCGGCTGCAAGCGTTCGCGGGCAGGGCGAGTATGTGACCACGATTGGAGCGCTGCGCCCGGGGATTGGTCGCGAAGCGGCATCGGCCGATGTTGCAACGATCGCCCGGCGACTCGCCGCCGCATATCCGGAGAGCGACAAGGGATTTGAGGCGACTGCGGGAACGTTCACCGACTGGTCGATCGGGCCGGGACCGCGACGCCTCCTCCTCACGATGCTGGGCGCGGTCTTCTGCGTGCTGCTCATTGCCTGCGCAAATGTGATGAACCTCCTGTCGCATCGAGCCGCATTCCGGCGCAGGGAGACCGCGCTCAAGAGCGCCCTGGGCGCTTCCCGGGGCGTGGTACTCCGTGGATTGCTTATCGAAGCGGCGTTGCTGTCGCTCGGCGGCGTGGCACTCGGCATCGGCATCGCGAGCGTCGGCGTCGCGGTATTCGATCGTGCCACCGTGAATACCGGCTTCCCATCGTTCGTTCACGTCGAGCTTTTCGTGCCGGTGCTGCTCTTCGCGGCGGCGATGGGCGTGATCTCGGCGCTCACTGCGGGCGTTCTCCCGGCGCTTCGCGCCTCGCGCGTCGACATTGCCGAGGTGCTGAAAGACGATTCGCGCGGCGCGTCGAGCTGGCGCGTGGGACGCCTGAGCCGGGGGCTCGTGATCCTCGAGACGGCGATGTCGTGCATGTTGCTGGTCCTCGCCGGCTTGATGATCGAAAGCGTGACGAAGATCCGCTCGATGGATCCGGGATTTGCGACCCGTGACGTCTTCACCGCCGCGATGTCGTTTCCCGCTGGTGCCGATACCGCTCGCGAATCATCGACGCTGCAGCGGCTGCGGCAGGAACTCAGCGGCCTCCCGAACGTACGCGGCCTATCGATCAGCTCAGGGCTCCCGGGCGCATCGCTCGGGCTTGCGGGTGTACCGATCGGGATCGACCGCATTACCTATGCGCATCCTTCCGACCGCCCGATCGTCAACACGGCGTCGGTTGATCTCTCCTTCTTTGCGACGCTCGGAATACCAGTCGCCGAGGGACGCCTGTTCACTGACGCCGATCGTGCGGGGGCGCCGCCCGTCGCCGTCGTCACCCGGCGCTTCGTCAAGAAGTTCCTCGGCGGTCGTGACCCGATCGGTTTGCGGATCGACGTTGGTTCGCCGGATGCCGACGCCGGTGCGCCGGCGAAGCTCACGACGGTCACCATCGTCGGCGTCATTCCGGACATCTGGGGCGGTGATCCGGAAAATCCCCATCCTTCGATTCTCTTTCGACCGTTCGCGCAGGCGCCGAGTCGCGATGTGGCCCTCACCGTTCGAACGACCGGCGATCCGCTGGCGATCACACGATCCGCGCGCGAGATCCTTCGCTCTGCGAACCCCGACATTCCGCTGTACATGCCGGAGTCATTGGCAACGGCGATCGCAGAGCCGCTCTGGTTCGTGCGCGTCTTCGGAACGATGTTCGTGATTTTCGGATTCATCGCGCTCTTTCTGGCGATCGTCGGATTGTACGGCGTGATGTCGATGGCGGTCGGACGGCGCACCCGCGAAATGGCGATTCGCATCGCCCTCGGCGCACAGCGCGGCAGCATCATGCGCTTGATTCTCGGACAGGGCGCCGCGCAATTGGGAGTTGGAATAACAATCGGGCTGGTGCTCGCCGCGCTGATCGCGCCGCTGCTGAGTGCCGTCCTCGTCGGCGTCGAGCCGCGCGATCCTGCGGTCTACGCCGGGGTGATCGCGGCACTCTTCGGGAGCGGTACACTCGCCTGCATGCGGCCGGTACGCCGCGCCACCAGAGTGGATCCGATGAGGGTGCTGGGCGACGGGTGA
- a CDS encoding ABC transporter permease, whose translation MSSLFRRLKYWLGSARMNADLADELEAHHALKREALERQGLSPNDAAAAAHRALGNITLAREDARGVWLAPWFESCWQDVRIAFRALRKRPGLSALIVVTMALGIGVNTAVFSLLDSALFSTLPVRHPDQVVFLSQTDSAGGGLDFSWAEFERLRDASRSFATVVAYDGSRFSAVVDGVPAMITGDFVSSGYFELFGGHALEGRILTPADDQPGAPPALVISAEYRARAFGTAAAVGRVITIGPVPFTVVGVMPPTFHGRRVSGTLGDVTIPIAFHPQLALRDHQSFGIAARLSPSVTLAAASAETGVIHRAFLADSSGPALSPAAMHDIASRQVRLRPGLHGTDGALSSSGLAQALVVGGIVALILLIACINVASLLVARAADRQKEMAIRLSIGAGRRRLVRQLLTESILLAGTGGFVGLLCSASAAGVLRTMLPLDSLNFTPLTNPACLIFTGLLAVGTGILFGLVPAVASTRVNLSPILRGTDAGQGGGRQLHIGGVLVVAQIALSLTLLVAAGLLVQSLRQLHRAEPGFDADHVVAAYVYPVLLGGSHAREMRDYQQMLDRLAAVPGVRSASVMRYWIGSTTNLVGPGFFATLGVPFIRGRDFSAALDSPASQKVAILSASAARAIFGNDDPIGRVVPSGDFAGAQVVGVVRDIRHSAWQDHGDATVYAPYQQADSSALGQIQLMVRTTGDAARSFAAMRAAVRSVEPDLPIVSMQTVTDIFGQSVTAEKSTARLLTSFGALALLLALVGLYGTVSHSVARRTREIGIRMSLGAAAADVVRSILGETLRLVAIGVVVGIGLAMGTSHLIGSFLYRTAPTDPIALASVIVLTVAVGLLAGSIPAYRAARVSPMVALRQS comes from the coding sequence ATGAGTTCGCTCTTTCGCCGTCTCAAGTACTGGCTCGGCTCCGCCCGGATGAACGCCGATCTTGCGGATGAGCTCGAGGCGCACCACGCGCTCAAACGCGAGGCACTCGAACGCCAGGGACTGTCGCCGAACGACGCCGCTGCCGCGGCGCACCGGGCCCTCGGGAACATCACCCTGGCGCGCGAAGATGCCCGCGGCGTCTGGCTCGCGCCCTGGTTCGAGAGCTGCTGGCAGGATGTGCGCATCGCCTTCAGGGCATTGCGCAAACGCCCCGGCCTCTCGGCACTGATCGTCGTGACGATGGCGCTCGGCATCGGCGTCAACACTGCGGTCTTCTCGCTCCTCGATTCGGCGCTCTTCAGCACGCTCCCGGTGCGTCACCCCGATCAGGTCGTCTTCCTCTCCCAGACTGATTCGGCGGGGGGGGGGCTCGATTTCTCCTGGGCCGAGTTCGAGAGATTGCGCGACGCCAGCCGCTCCTTCGCGACGGTCGTCGCATACGACGGCTCCAGGTTCAGCGCTGTCGTCGATGGCGTGCCGGCGATGATCACCGGCGATTTCGTCTCGAGCGGGTACTTCGAACTCTTCGGCGGACATGCGCTTGAAGGGCGCATCCTGACCCCCGCCGACGATCAACCCGGCGCGCCGCCGGCACTGGTCATCAGTGCGGAATACCGCGCCCGGGCGTTCGGCACTGCCGCCGCAGTCGGTCGGGTGATCACGATCGGTCCGGTGCCGTTCACTGTCGTGGGAGTGATGCCGCCGACATTCCACGGGCGCCGCGTCTCCGGCACGCTCGGCGACGTCACCATTCCGATCGCGTTCCACCCGCAACTTGCGCTGCGGGATCACCAGAGCTTCGGCATCGCAGCCAGACTCAGCCCTTCGGTGACCCTGGCCGCGGCCTCGGCAGAAACCGGAGTGATCCACCGCGCGTTCCTTGCCGATTCGAGCGGCCCGGCATTGTCGCCTGCGGCAATGCATGACATCGCCAGCCGGCAGGTCCGGCTGCGTCCCGGTCTTCACGGCACCGACGGCGCTTTGTCGTCGAGCGGATTGGCGCAGGCACTCGTTGTCGGCGGCATCGTCGCGTTGATTCTCCTCATCGCGTGCATCAACGTCGCGAGTCTCCTGGTCGCTCGTGCGGCCGATCGCCAGAAGGAGATGGCGATCCGGCTCTCGATCGGCGCCGGTCGGAGACGGCTGGTGCGCCAGCTCCTCACCGAGAGCATCCTCCTCGCGGGGACCGGCGGTTTCGTCGGCCTCCTCTGCTCGGCGTCGGCTGCGGGCGTACTCAGGACGATGCTGCCGCTCGACAGCCTGAACTTCACTCCGCTCACGAATCCGGCGTGTCTCATCTTCACTGGACTCCTTGCCGTCGGCACGGGTATCCTCTTCGGCCTGGTGCCGGCAGTTGCCAGCACTCGCGTCAACCTGAGTCCGATTCTTCGCGGCACCGACGCTGGGCAGGGAGGCGGCCGTCAGCTGCACATCGGCGGCGTCCTCGTCGTCGCGCAGATCGCGCTGTCACTGACGCTGCTCGTCGCTGCCGGGCTGCTGGTGCAAAGCCTCCGCCAGCTTCACCGCGCCGAGCCTGGCTTTGACGCTGATCACGTCGTGGCGGCGTACGTCTATCCAGTGTTGCTTGGCGGGTCGCACGCCCGAGAGATGCGCGACTACCAGCAGATGCTCGATCGACTCGCTGCGGTGCCGGGCGTGCGGTCGGCCAGCGTGATGCGATACTGGATCGGATCGACGACCAACCTCGTCGGCCCCGGATTCTTCGCGACGCTCGGCGTGCCGTTCATTCGTGGGCGCGACTTCTCGGCGGCGCTCGACAGTCCTGCATCACAGAAGGTCGCGATCCTCAGCGCGTCGGCTGCGCGCGCCATCTTCGGCAACGATGATCCAATCGGGCGTGTCGTGCCGAGCGGCGATTTCGCCGGCGCGCAGGTGGTTGGCGTGGTCCGGGACATCCGCCACAGCGCGTGGCAGGACCACGGCGACGCGACCGTCTACGCCCCATACCAGCAGGCCGATTCATCGGCCCTTGGCCAGATCCAGCTGATGGTTCGCACCACAGGCGACGCGGCGCGGAGCTTCGCCGCGATGCGCGCGGCGGTACGCAGCGTCGAGCCGGATCTTCCGATCGTGAGCATGCAGACGGTCACCGACATCTTCGGGCAATCGGTGACAGCAGAGAAATCGACCGCGAGGCTGCTGACCTCGTTCGGCGCTCTCGCGCTCCTCCTCGCGCTGGTCGGGTTGTACGGGACGGTCTCGCATTCGGTGGCGCGGCGCACCCGTGAGATCGGCATCCGGATGTCGCTGGGTGCCGCGGCCGCCGATGTCGTGCGATCAATCCTCGGCGAGACGCTCCGCCTCGTCGCCATCGGCGTCGTGGTCGGCATCGGGCTGGCAATGGGCACCAGTCATCTGATCGGCAGCTTCCTCTATCGCACCGCACCGACCGACCCGATCGCACTGGCGAGTGTCATCGTACTGACCGTCGCGGTGGGCCTTCTCGCCGGATCGATTCCGGCATACCGCGCGGCGCGGGTGAGTCCGATGGTGGCCCTCCGTCAGAGCTAG
- a CDS encoding PadR family transcriptional regulator, whose product MGMTMDPVHAAPDLLPGTLDLLILRTLIAGSNHGYGIAERVRLLSDDVLHVGESSLYPALQRLLLNGWVKAEWGTSENNRRARYYTVTAAGRKQLHAERAEFDRIVRAIQLVLTTA is encoded by the coding sequence ATGGGAATGACCATGGATCCCGTTCACGCCGCCCCAGATCTTCTCCCCGGCACCCTCGACCTCCTTATCCTGCGGACCCTCATCGCCGGATCCAATCACGGCTATGGCATCGCGGAGCGGGTCCGCCTCCTGTCGGATGACGTCCTGCACGTCGGCGAGAGTTCGCTCTATCCGGCGCTGCAGCGGCTCCTCCTCAACGGTTGGGTCAAGGCCGAGTGGGGAACGTCGGAGAACAACCGGCGGGCCCGCTACTACACGGTGACCGCCGCGGGACGGAAGCAGCTCCACGCCGAACGCGCGGAATTCGACCGAATCGTGCGCGCCATCCAGCTCGTGCTGACCACCGCGTGA
- a CDS encoding N-acetylmuramidase domain-containing protein: MRFQGSGRPLTRDGFYTALGSLRIGPAELWAVLTAESGGFGFTADRRPQLHFDATLFHTLTDGQWSASSHDLCEGTDVTNHGSAGDYRAFDAALDLDEEAAIASASWGIGGIAGFHATSIGFKSPFTMVAEMISAEDAQVRALTRRIAVACADDFLRDHDWTAFARRFKRRAARHDEFADRLESAYRRATRVLPDLTIRAAQAALLYAGFDPGPIDGIIGPRTLTALSEYSRVPRPLRGLFVGAGTLLRQTAVTKS, from the coding sequence ATGCGATTCCAGGGATCAGGCCGTCCACTCACCCGCGACGGCTTCTACACCGCACTCGGCTCGTTGCGCATCGGGCCCGCCGAACTCTGGGCGGTGCTGACCGCCGAAAGCGGCGGATTCGGATTCACCGCCGACCGCCGGCCGCAACTGCACTTCGATGCAACGCTCTTTCACACGCTCACCGACGGCCAGTGGTCCGCGTCCTCACACGATCTTTGCGAAGGAACTGATGTCACCAACCACGGCAGTGCAGGGGACTACCGCGCGTTCGATGCGGCGCTCGATCTCGACGAGGAGGCCGCCATCGCCAGCGCATCGTGGGGGATCGGCGGCATCGCCGGATTCCACGCCACATCGATCGGATTCAAGAGCCCGTTCACCATGGTCGCGGAGATGATCTCCGCCGAAGATGCCCAGGTTCGCGCACTCACTCGCCGCATCGCGGTCGCCTGTGCCGACGACTTCCTCCGCGACCACGACTGGACAGCGTTCGCGCGCCGGTTCAAGCGACGCGCAGCACGGCACGACGAGTTCGCTGATCGCCTCGAATCGGCGTATCGACGCGCCACGCGCGTCCTCCCTGATCTCACCATTCGCGCCGCGCAGGCCGCCCTCCTCTACGCCGGCTTCGACCCCGGCCCCATCGACGGGATCATAGGACCACGGACCCTTACCGCCCTCAGCGAATACTCCCGAGTCCCGCGCCCGCTCCGCGGATTGTTCGTCGGTGCCGGGACGCTGCTCCGCCAGACCGCGGTCACGAAATCGTGA
- a CDS encoding ABC transporter permease, whose product MDTFAQDVRFALRQLLRSPLFALTVLATLAIAIGSVTAVFGIVNGVLLNPLGFSRPDRLVYLEGLDPQGHPMDMSPQDLLDVQSQSHSFTAIAAVRESNSLTLSRANAPAERISAARVGGSFFSILGVRAQQGRFFQNGADLKGAPRVVVLSDPAWHRDFGGDIHVIGKSIDLDGHPYQVVGIAPPGFTFPGTPDAWYPAAWDDWEVGDNARGLHEIHAIARLADGVPVAAAQRDLGIIAHRIAAEWPRYDARIGATATPLRDEIIGDVERPLWILMGAVALVLLIACANISNLLLVRAARRESEIAVRTALGAGRRRLALQFITEALVLAIGGAALGLLVASWALALVVRFGPADLPRLSEIAIDGRVFIFSSIIAVLVGLAFGVLPALRASRAEVASMMRAGAGGVIRGARATRSAMVISEFALCTVLLVAAGLLIRSFNRLMAVDPGFRADHVVVFDAALDGPKYQYDPATNAFVDAIIARLAALPGTVGAAAAANRPFDTDPGFSASTSFLIDGQPKPPEGQRPESRLLPVSPGYFSTMGMTSVRGRVFTDPDNRVSAPPVVVVNQALVDRYFPGTDPIGKHITFGISHTVSAAPGETVRARGEIIGVVRTVQHSSLSAPAEPATYFPYDVLPAGPAFVIRTNADPATVEREARAQVAAVDPDVAVYGLQTLDNAVSASVARPRFYALVCTLFAAAALLLAVVGLYGVMAYSVAQRRREFGIRMALGATSWNVISLVVWTGARLIATGLVLGLVGPVLATRLLVGLLFGAQPLDPATFGSVAIILGGAATLACWLPARRAARADPIAALRAE is encoded by the coding sequence ATGGATACCTTCGCCCAGGACGTTCGTTTTGCCCTGCGCCAATTGCTGCGCAGTCCCCTCTTTGCACTGACCGTGTTGGCGACCCTTGCCATCGCCATCGGCAGCGTGACCGCCGTCTTCGGAATCGTCAACGGTGTCTTGCTCAATCCATTGGGCTTTTCGCGGCCCGATCGGCTCGTCTACCTGGAGGGGCTGGACCCGCAAGGCCATCCGATGGATATGTCGCCGCAAGACCTGCTGGACGTCCAGTCGCAGAGCCACAGCTTCACCGCCATCGCGGCCGTGCGCGAGAGCAACAGCCTGACGCTGTCACGCGCCAATGCGCCGGCGGAACGGATCAGCGCCGCACGCGTCGGTGGCTCCTTCTTCAGTATTCTCGGCGTGCGTGCGCAGCAGGGCCGCTTCTTTCAGAACGGAGCAGACCTGAAAGGCGCGCCGCGGGTCGTCGTGCTGTCCGACCCGGCATGGCATCGGGATTTCGGCGGCGACATTCACGTCATCGGCAAGTCCATCGACCTCGACGGGCATCCGTATCAGGTTGTCGGGATCGCCCCGCCGGGATTCACCTTTCCTGGCACCCCGGACGCCTGGTATCCCGCGGCTTGGGACGACTGGGAGGTCGGTGACAACGCGCGCGGGCTCCATGAGATCCATGCGATCGCGCGCCTTGCCGACGGCGTCCCGGTCGCGGCGGCACAGCGCGATCTCGGGATCATCGCCCACCGGATCGCGGCGGAGTGGCCACGGTACGACGCGCGGATTGGCGCGACCGCGACACCGTTGCGAGACGAGATCATCGGTGACGTGGAACGGCCGCTCTGGATCCTGATGGGCGCGGTTGCGCTCGTACTGCTCATCGCGTGCGCCAACATCAGCAATCTGCTGCTGGTCCGCGCAGCCCGCCGCGAATCGGAGATCGCCGTGCGCACCGCCCTGGGAGCCGGGCGCCGGCGGTTGGCACTGCAGTTCATCACCGAAGCATTGGTGCTGGCCATAGGCGGCGCCGCGCTCGGCTTGCTGGTGGCGAGCTGGGCCCTCGCGCTGGTCGTGCGCTTCGGGCCGGCCGATCTGCCACGATTGAGCGAGATTGCGATCGACGGCCGCGTGTTCATCTTCTCGAGCATCATCGCCGTCCTGGTCGGACTCGCGTTCGGAGTGCTGCCGGCGCTCCGTGCGTCGCGGGCTGAAGTCGCGAGCATGATGCGCGCCGGCGCCGGGGGCGTCATTCGCGGCGCGCGCGCGACGCGCTCCGCCATGGTCATCTCCGAGTTCGCGCTCTGCACGGTGCTGCTCGTCGCTGCCGGACTGCTGATCCGCAGCTTCAACCGGCTGATGGCTGTCGATCCGGGCTTCCGCGCGGACCATGTCGTGGTGTTCGACGCCGCGCTGGACGGCCCGAAGTATCAGTACGATCCGGCGACCAACGCGTTTGTCGACGCGATCATTGCACGGCTCGCCGCACTCCCTGGCACCGTCGGGGCGGCCGCGGCGGCCAATCGACCGTTCGACACCGACCCCGGCTTCTCGGCGTCCACCTCGTTCCTCATCGATGGCCAACCAAAGCCGCCAGAAGGACAACGGCCGGAGTCGCGGCTGCTTCCGGTATCACCGGGCTACTTCTCGACGATGGGAATGACGTCAGTCCGCGGCCGCGTGTTCACCGACCCGGACAATCGCGTCAGCGCCCCACCGGTTGTGGTCGTCAATCAGGCGTTGGTCGACCGCTACTTTCCCGGGACCGATCCCATCGGCAAGCACATCACATTCGGCATCTCGCACACGGTGTCCGCCGCGCCTGGCGAGACCGTCCGGGCGCGAGGCGAGATCATCGGCGTTGTGCGGACGGTGCAGCACAGCTCGCTCAGCGCACCCGCGGAACCGGCAACGTACTTTCCCTATGACGTGCTGCCGGCCGGCCCCGCCTTTGTGATCCGGACGAACGCCGATCCCGCGACGGTGGAACGCGAAGCCCGCGCGCAGGTGGCGGCCGTCGATCCGGACGTGGCGGTGTATGGGTTGCAGACGCTGGACAACGCCGTCTCGGCATCGGTCGCCCGCCCGCGCTTCTATGCCCTGGTGTGCACGCTCTTCGCGGCGGCTGCGCTGCTGCTCGCGGTCGTCGGGCTCTACGGCGTGATGGCGTACTCCGTGGCGCAGCGCCGCCGCGAGTTCGGCATTCGAATGGCCCTCGGCGCGACGTCATGGAATGTCATCAGCCTGGTGGTCTGGACCGGCGCACGACTCATCGCCACCGGCCTCGTCCTCGGCCTTGTGGGTCCGGTGCTCGCCACTCGCCTGCTCGTCGGGTTGCTCTTCGGCGCACAGCCACTCGATCCGGCGACCTTCGGATCAGTGGCGATCATCCTGGGCGGCGCAGCCACCTTGGCCTGCTGGCTTCCGGCGCGTCGCGCCGCTCGTGCCGACCCCATCGCCGCGCTGCGGGCGGAGTAA
- a CDS encoding PDC sensor domain-containing protein — MPTLRLKASFAAITAAAALSLALATTAMAQSASKPAAKPAMSKPAAKAPAAKSFAQRLVESTQAKHPEADEIGISATTAKGCIGIASTDKSDIGEKCEADDVKPMQTGKPYVEKEKDGMDVSVPLHDATGKTVGVLGIGFKAAPGQTEASVTAMATKIAAELAPQIPSKAKLLAAN, encoded by the coding sequence ATGCCGACCCTACGCCTCAAAGCCTCGTTCGCTGCGATCACCGCAGCAGCGGCTCTCTCGCTCGCTCTAGCCACCACCGCGATGGCCCAATCAGCCTCCAAGCCGGCGGCCAAGCCCGCGATGTCCAAGCCCGCCGCCAAGGCTCCCGCCGCGAAATCGTTCGCCCAGCGCCTCGTCGAATCGACCCAGGCGAAGCACCCCGAAGCCGACGAGATCGGCATCTCGGCCACCACCGCCAAGGGATGCATCGGGATCGCGTCGACCGACAAGAGCGACATCGGCGAGAAGTGCGAAGCCGATGACGTCAAGCCGATGCAGACCGGCAAGCCGTACGTCGAGAAGGAAAAGGACGGCATGGACGTCTCGGTCCCGCTCCACGACGCCACTGGCAAGACCGTCGGCGTACTCGGTATCGGCTTCAAGGCAGCACCCGGCCAGACCGAAGCGTCCGTGACGGCGATGGCGACGAAGATCGCCGCCGAACTCGCGCCGCAGATCCCGTCGAAGGCGAAACTGCTCGCCGCCAACTAG